Proteins encoded together in one Telopea speciosissima isolate NSW1024214 ecotype Mountain lineage chromosome 4, Tspe_v1, whole genome shotgun sequence window:
- the LOC122659802 gene encoding cyclin-D3-1-like, producing MAPSFDCSTSNLLCAEDLFTNVECDGVEEEFDGGDAWLRQNHRTLNQNQSFYGVEFLIELPLQTEECFSLMVEKECQHLPKNDYMKRLQSGDLDMGARGEAVDWMGKVHAYYSFGPLSAYLSINYLDRFLSAYELPSGKAWMMQLLAVACLSLAAKMDETEVPMSLDLQVGDSKFLFEAITIQRMELLVLSTLKWRMQAVTPFSFIDYFLRKINNEDQPPPKMSISRAVQLILSTIKGIGFIDFRPSEIAAAVAISVSSENKTVDIDKALSCFIHVEKERVLKCLELIKDVSLINGSVKVGAATASAPSVPQSPIGVLDAACLSYKTDVTVGSCANSSHNSPEAKRRKLNRPI from the exons ATGGCACCCAGTTTTGATTGCTCAACCTCTAACCTTCTCTGTGCAGAAGACTTGTTTACAAATGTTGAGTGTGATGGGGTTGAGGAGGAGTTTGATGGTGGGGATGCTTGGCTGAGACAAAACCATCGTACACTGAATCAAAATCAGAGCTTTTATGGTGTGGAGTTCTTGATTGAACTTCCTTTGCAAACTGAGGAGTGTTTCAGTTTGATGGTTGAAAAGGAATGCCAACATTTACCGAAAAATGATTACATGAAGAGGTTGCAGAGTGGGGACTTGGATATGGGTGCTAGAGGAGAGGCTGTAGATTGGATGGGGAAG GTTCATGCCTATTACAGCTTTGGACCTTTGAGTGCCTATTTATCAATAAATTACTTGGATCGGTTCCTTTCAGCTTATGAACTTCCT AGTgggaaagcttggatgatgCAGTTATTAGCTGTGGCTTGTTTATCTTTGGCAGCCAAAATGGATGAAACAGAAGTGCCCATGTCTCTAGATTTACAG GTTGGAGATTCTAAATTCCTCTTTGAAGCTATAACAATTCAGAGAAtggaacttcttgtgttgagtACACTCAAGTGGAGAATGCAAGCTGTGACTCCTTTCTCATTCATAGACTATTTTCTTCGTAAGATCAACAATGAAGACCAACCACCACCAAAAATGTCCATCTCTCGAGCAGTTCAACTGATCTTAAGCACAATTAAAG GGATTGGCTTCATAGATTTCAGACCATCAGAGATTGCAGCAGCAGTGGCTATATCTGTGTCCTCAGAAAACAAAACAGTGGACATTGATAAGGCTTTATCTTGTTTCATTCATGTAGAAAAG GAGAGAGTGTTGAAGTGTCTTGAACTGATCAAAGATGTGTCATTGATTAATGGGTCAGTTAAGGTTGGTGCAGCAACTGCTTCGGCTCCATCTGTGCCACAGAGCCCAATAGGGGTGCTGGATGCTGCATGCTTGAGCTATAAAACAGATGTAACAGTTGGGTCATGTGCAAATTCTTCTCATAATAGTCCAGAAGCTAAGAGGAGGAAACTGAACAGACCCATTTGA